DNA from Methanomassiliicoccales archaeon:
TCTCTCCTTTCTTGAGGGTCTGGGCGGTCTTGACGGCCAAGATGGCGTCACTTGCATAGCCCTCTGCACCGATCTTCTTGGCGAAGGTGGTGGTTATTGGAGCCCCTCCAACCATGTACTTCACGTCGGGCCTGAGGCCCGCTGCTTCCATCTTCTCGCGGATCAGCTGCAGTTCTGGCATGGTTGCGGTGAGGAGGGTACCTGCACCCACTATGTCCGCTCCGATCTCCTTCGCGGCCTCGATGAACTTGTCGAGGGGGACGTCCTTTCCGAGGTCCTTGACCTGGAAACCATATACCTGCAGCATTCCCACTACGAGATTCTTTCCAATATCGTGAATGTCGTTCTGAACTACGCCCATTACTACCTTTCCGGATTCGGCCACTGTGTCCTTCACATATGGTTCGAGAATCTTCTTGAACGAATGGGTGGCCAATATCAGTTGAGGAAGGGCAATAACCCTTTCCCTGTACTGGTGACCCACGAAGTTCATGGCCTCGATAAGGACTATCCCGATCTCGGTGCTCTTCACTCCTGCATCATAGAGATCCGTTCCCAACTGAACAGCCTCCTTGGCCTTACCGTTGACTACTGTATCGTAGATACTCTTCTTCTGAGATTCATCCATTCGGTTTACCTCCTTGAATCATGATTATGAGTAGCCCATACTCCCCGTAATAAAA
Protein-coding regions in this window:
- a CDS encoding cobalamin-binding protein, with protein sequence MDESQKKSIYDTVVNGKAKEAVQLGTDLYDAGVKSTEIGIVLIEAMNFVGHQYRERVIALPQLILATHSFKKILEPYVKDTVAESGKVVMGVVQNDIHDIGKNLVVGMLQVYGFQVKDLGKDVPLDKFIEAAKEIGADIVGAGTLLTATMPELQLIREKMEAAGLRPDVKYMVGGAPITTTFAKKIGAEGYASDAILAVKTAQTLKKGETSYLASKEDRAA